The following is a genomic window from Bacteroidales bacterium.
CAGCTATTCATTGTCTGAAAGATCCGGTTGCGAATAAATCAAAAATTATGCTTGCCTGCGACAAGGTGAAAGCCATCGAGCATGAGGCTGATGAGTTATATTTCAAGGGTGTATCCGAATTATTTGAGAAAGAAGAGGATCCCAAAGAACTTTTGAAAAACAACAAAATACTCGAAATTCTTGAACGATGTGTAGATGAAGAAGAGGATGTTACAGATACTCTCAAAGCTATACTTATAAAAATGGCTTAATAATTCATTTTCAGTAAAATACAGAGGCAGGACTATAATACAGTCCTGCCTTTTTTCTTTCAGTTAATTCAGACTAACGAGTAGTTGATAATTGTCTCGAAACATTATTGTCGAATCGTTTTATATTTGATTCTATTATTATTATCTTGTTAAACCTGATCCATACAATTTTAAGTAATGGCTTTTCTTTATTTTGTAATATCATTGGTGCTGATATTTGATTTTTTAAACGGCTTTCATGATTCAGCCAATTCTATAGCGATAGTTATTTCTACTAAAGTCCTGTCACCTGTTGTTGCTGTTACCCTGGCTGCTTTTTTCAATTTTATTGCATTCTTTTTCTTTCCAATGAAGGTAGCACATACTATCGGCGGAGATGTTGTTAATCAGGAAGTTGTTAATCTGACAGTTATTGCATCAGCTTTAGTTGCTGCTATTGTATGGAATCTTCTTACCTGGTGGATAGGACTGCCATCAAGCTCTTCCCATACACTAGTGGGCGGACTCGTTGGAGCTGCAGTTATGCATTCCGGATTTGGTGTTATAATTTTTTCAGGTTTTTTAAAAATAGTAGCGTTCATTTTCATCGCCCCAATACTGGGAATGCTGATGTCATTCATTATTTCATCACTCGTGGTGTTTTTATTCAGGAAAGTCACGCCATCAAATGTTGACAAATTATTCCGCAGGCTTCAGATTATTTCATCTTCAAGCCTCAGTCTTGGACATGGAGGCAATGACGCTCAGAAATCAATGGGGATAATATGGTTGGCACTAATTGTTTCAGGACTGACTACCAAAGAAGATCCTATTGCATTATGGATAAAGCTTTCATGTCAGACAGCAATTGCTTTGGGTACACTTTTCGGCGGATGGAGAATTGTAAAAACAATGGGCCAGAAGATTACCAAAATAAAGCCATTTGAGGGATTTTGCGCTGAAACAGCTGGTGCACTGACTCTCTTCGGGGCAACTGGTTTCGGGATTCCTGTGAGTACAACTCATACGATAACAGGCGCTATAATTGGCGTAGGTGCAAGAAAAGGTGTTTCATCAGTAAAATGGGGTGTAACAACAAAAATCTTCTGGGCCTGGATTCTGACTATTCCTATAAGTGCCGGCATAGGAGCAATTATGTATCAGATCTTTAAGGCAGTCGCAGGATAACTTATTTGCTGGTATTCAATAAAATAAAAAGGGCCCTACTCACCGGCAGATCCGGATAACTATGACCCTTAAATATTTTAAATTGTCTTACTTTTTAGCCATTTCAGCACAACAAGGAGCGGCTGCAGTTTTGGCTTCAGCTTTAGGTTCGCATGCTGCAGTGGCAGAAGGACACGCTCCGCAACCGGCAGCAGCTTCAGTAGCCTGTTTCTTAACTTCCTGTGGTGCATTCTTTGCATTTACAAAAAGAATGGCTACAATTGCTAGTATCGCTACAAAGGATATTCCAATAATTACTTTTTTCATAACTGTATTAATTTGGTTTCACTGATAAACAAACATATATAATAAACAATTGTTGAGGATAAAAAGTTTGTTAAAAAATCGTTAATTCTATCAACTCTTTATATTAGGCAGTTCCAGTCCATACCCTTTCTTCTTGTCTTCAGCCTTAAGAAGAAGTGCAAACACAAGAGCAAGAACTCCGAAACCTGCAAAGATCATCATCGGAAGCGTATAGTTGTAATTTGATACCTCAACACCATCAACAAGGTGTGTTCCCGTAATACAATATTTATTAAGGACCCAGCCTATAAGAGCAGGAACACCCATCAGTCCCCAGTTCTGTACCCAGAATATCATCGCATATGCAGAACCAAGCTGTTTCTCAGGAATGATCTTAGGCACAGAAGGCCACATTGCTGAGGGAACAAGAGAAAAACCTATTCCAAGCACAATAATAAGGAATATCGCAACCGGTGTTTGTTTAAGAAATGGTATTGAGAATAATACATGGACTATTATAAGCAGAATTGATCCGAGAATCATAATACTGGCACCTTTACCCTTACGGTCATACAGATTGCCAAAAAGAGGTGTTAAAAGAATTGTACCAAAAGGCAGCAAAGCAGGAATTGAACCGGCAAATTCCGGATCAACACCGAATTTATTAACCATTAAATCAGATGCATACTTCAGGAACGGGAATACAGATGAATAGAATAACACACACAGGATTGCAATATACCACCATCCCTTATTTGTAACTATTAACCAGATATCTGATAAACGAAATGATTCCTCCTCTTCAGTAACACCAGTTCTACCTGCTTCAGCGGAAACCGATGCATCCAGTTTTTTATCCATGAATGTATAGATAAAGAATGCTATCATACCAATACATAACATTATAAGGCAAACAAGAATCGGAGCTGATACACTTCCGAAAGCATTAGCTATCGGAACAGATGTCGAAAGCGCCAGGGCAGTTCCCATCCTTGCTGTAGCCATCTCAAGTCCCATTGCAAGGGCAAGCTCCTTCCCTTTAAACCATTTAACAATAATCTTTGAAACAGTTATTCCGGCTACTTCCACTCCTACCCCGAAAATCGCAAATCCAAGGGCAGCAATCACTACCTGCCCTTTCATTCCGAGGATAATCGATGAATCAAGTGAGTGAGTGGAGATAGCCCAATATTTCAGAGCAGTTCCGATAACCATAATGATGGTTGCCATCTTACCGGTAAACCTTACTCCCATCTTATCGAGAATGATTCCGCCGATTATAAGCATCACCAGGAAGACATTAAACCAGCCGTATGCGCTTGTAAAAATGCCGTATTCTGCACTGTTCCAAAGAAGTTCTTTCTCGAGCAATGGTTTCAGCGGTGCCATTACGTCTGTTAAGTAGTAACCGCATAACATCGTAAAGGATACGACGGCCAGCGCACCCCAGCGTGCAACCTTGGAGTCGCGTAAAGT
Proteins encoded in this region:
- a CDS encoding inorganic phosphate transporter produces the protein MAFLYFVISLVLIFDFLNGFHDSANSIAIVISTKVLSPVVAVTLAAFFNFIAFFFFPMKVAHTIGGDVVNQEVVNLTVIASALVAAIVWNLLTWWIGLPSSSSHTLVGGLVGAAVMHSGFGVIIFSGFLKIVAFIFIAPILGMLMSFIISSLVVFLFRKVTPSNVDKLFRRLQIISSSSLSLGHGGNDAQKSMGIIWLALIVSGLTTKEDPIALWIKLSCQTAIALGTLFGGWRIVKTMGQKITKIKPFEGFCAETAGALTLFGATGFGIPVSTTHTITGAIIGVGARKGVSSVKWGVTTKIFWAWILTIPISAGIGAIMYQIFKAVAG
- a CDS encoding MFS transporter, producing the protein METITNTLRDSKVARWGALAVVSFTMLCGYYLTDVMAPLKPLLEKELLWNSAEYGIFTSAYGWFNVFLVMLIIGGIILDKMGVRFTGKMATIIMVIGTALKYWAISTHSLDSSIILGMKGQVVIAALGFAIFGVGVEVAGITVSKIIVKWFKGKELALAMGLEMATARMGTALALSTSVPIANAFGSVSAPILVCLIMLCIGMIAFFIYTFMDKKLDASVSAEAGRTGVTEEEESFRLSDIWLIVTNKGWWYIAILCVLFYSSVFPFLKYASDLMVNKFGVDPEFAGSIPALLPFGTILLTPLFGNLYDRKGKGASIMILGSILLIIVHVLFSIPFLKQTPVAIFLIIVLGIGFSLVPSAMWPSVPKIIPEKQLGSAYAMIFWVQNWGLMGVPALIGWVLNKYCITGTHLVDGVEVSNYNYTLPMMIFAGFGVLALVFALLLKAEDKKKGYGLELPNIKS